One Methanobacteriaceae archaeon genomic window, CAGATGAAAAAGGTATTGAATCAATTGTTTACTTTGCAGAAGGAGATATGAGAAAAGCAGTAAACGTTTTACAGGCTGCAACTGCAGAAGGAGAAAGCATTACTGAAGAGTCAGTTTACGAAGTTGTATCAAAAGCTAAACCTCAAGACATTGCAAACATGATAAATAAAGCATTAATGGGCGATTTTATGGGTGCACGTAACCTCTTAAGAGAAACCATGGTGCTTCAGGGAACCAGTGGAGAAGATATGGTTACTCAAATTTATCAGGACGTATCAAGAAGAGTTCTTGACGGTAAAATGGATGCAAGTATCTACATGGATTTAATTGAAGCTATTGCTGAATGTGATTTCAGAATTAGAGAAGGAGCAAATCCAAGAATACAACTTGAAGCTTTATTAACTCAATTCTTATAAGGTATAGAAATGTTATGGACTGATAAATACCGACCACAGGAATTAAGCGCAGTGGTAGGTAACACCAAAGAAATCAAAATAATCAAAGATTGGGTTAGCGCTTGGAAATCAAATGACCCTCAAATACCACTACTTCTAGTTGGTCCACCAGGTATTGGAAAAACAACCTTAGCACAAATCATTGCTAAAGAGTTTTCAGAGCATATTGAGCTTAATGCAAGTGATAAACGTTCACAGGACGTTATTAAAAGAACAATTGGTGAATCATCATCTTCAAGATCCCTTTTTGGAGATGAATACAAATTAATTATCATTGACGAAGTAGACGGACTTCATGGAACTAACGACCGTGGAGGAGTTAGAGCTATCGGAGAGATAATTAAAAATTCAAAACATCCAATGATTTTAATAGCTAATGATTTCTACTCAAAAAGATTACAAAGCATTAAACCAAAATGTCAAGTAATTAAAATGAAAAAATCCAGATGGAATTCCATTGCTAAGCTTTTACGTGAAATAGCTCAAAAAGAAGGAGTAGATGCAAATCCAAAAGCACTAAAAGAAATTGCTGTTAAATCTCAAGGGGACGTTAGATCTGCTATTAATACTCTTCAGGCACTTTCAAGTAAAGATGAACCTCTAAACATGGAAGAAATAGCAAATATAAAAACAAAGGACACACGTTCTGATATTTTCAATGCTATAACTGGAGTACTTAAAAGTAAAACCCCAGCACATGTTAAGGAAGCTCTTTGGATTGAAGAAGACCCTACATTAGTCATGGAATACATTGCAGAAAATATTCCTCGCGAATATAAGAAAAAAGATGAAATCAAAAAAGCTTATGATTACATCTCAAAAGCAGATGTATTCTTTGGAAGAACCCAGAGAAGCAGAAACTATGGTTACTGGAAATATGCAACTGACTTTATGGGAATCGGAGTAAGTAACTCAAAACACGAAACCTATAAAAAGTTTACAAAAATCCAAACTCCAACTACATTTTCATTAATGAGTCGTAACAGAGCAAAAAGAAACCTAAGAGATGAAATTGCTAAAGATATAGGTAAAAAATTACACATATCCCGTGCAGTAGCTATTTCAATGTTCCCATATCTTGAAATAATGTATAAAAATGATGAATTAGCTTGGGAACTTTCAGAGTTTTTTGGATTTGAAGACGATGATACTAAAATCAAAAGATTCAGATCAAGAAAAATTCCTAAAAAAGTAGTTACTAAAATGGAGAAACGAAAAGCTCAAATGATAGTTGAAGAACGTGACAAACGTGTTGAAGAGCTTGAAAATCAGATGATGAATATTGTAGGAAGAATTGAATCTTCACATGATAATGATTCTTTAGACTTCTCTGAAGAAGAAGCTGTTTTAGAACCAGAAGTTGAAACGGTAGAAGAAGAAATTACTCTAGAAGAACCTAAAACAGAAACTATTGAAGAAGAAGTTTTAAAACCAGAAGTTGAAGAGAAAAAACCTAAAAAAGAAAGAAAGAGAAAACCTAAAAAAGAAGAAAAAAAGAAAACTGACAAACAAGTTTCATTGCTCAGTTTCTAATTTACTAATTAAATTTTTTGTTTCTTCATCAAATTTGTTAAAATCTGATTTGAAAAATTTATCTTGAATCGGTTTGAATTTTTCATATTCTAATTTAACAAATTCATCAACTTCTTCTCTTGAAATACTTCCCTTACCTTCCAAAACATGATATTCATAAAATTCTAAAAATTTATCTAATTTTTCAGCCCAACTTTTCATGCTTATAGGAATTTTTCTTTCAGCCCTATCTTCTGCATAATCCAAATACATACTAACAACACGATTAAGAGTTTTTAATTCATCATGTGTTAGATAATTTTTAGCAACTTTCACATCACTTAAAAAAATTTTTCCATCTGGAGATTTTCTCCAACTTGTTAGACCCACATGTTCTTTAGTAGAATCTGCCCTTTCACGAATCAATTCAGGTGCAGTTAAGCCATAAACAGCAAAATGAAGCTTATTTTGAACTTTAGCATAAAAATCACGAGTTATTTCTGCATTTTTATTATAATCATATGAAGTAGCAAATAGATCTGTGACTTTTTCATAAACTTTTCTTTCAGACGACCTAATATCCCTAATCTCTTCAAGTAACTCTTCAAAATACACATCAGTAAATCTTCCACCATTTACCAATACTTCCTTATTGAGGACATAACCTTTCCTCATATATTGCTTTAAAACGCCTCTAGACCATTTACGAAACTTTGTTGCTTCTTTAGAGTTTATCCTGTATCCAATTGATATAATGGCATCAAGATTATACCATATTTGAGGCCTACCCCTTGTATTAGATTTTTGTAAGAATTCCTTACTAAATTCTAAATCATCTTTAAATAACTCTTTAGATGATATAGATACTTCATTTTCTTCAAGCTCACCTTCAAACACTATATTAGAAAAATGCATAGACATATTTGAGCCAGTAGTTCCAAAAATCTCTGAAACAACCTTTCTACTAGCCCACAACATATCATCACCAATTATAAATTTGCCTTCAACTGCACCCTCATCACTTTGGTATAATAATGTTTCAACAAGTTCCTACTTAACCATCAACACACCTTTATAAATTTAATATATACCAAACCATTATTAAATACAGATTTATTTTTATCATATATAAATATAATTAGTTAAAAATCTTTAAAAATTGATTTAACTTGATAAAATTGCTTTAAAATAAACATTTAATATAAAGTTAACCATTAAAATAAAAATAAAGATTATTGAGATAATTTTTTTTCAATAAATTCAGCTGCTTTAACAACATTTTCTTTATATTGAGGAGCTACATCTTCTAAAAATTCACTAAATGAAGTAGCTAACTCATTTTTATTTTTATTTTCGATTAATTTTTGACCATCCATTTCTAAAAATGAATTAATCCAGTCTAAAGGAACATTAATTAAAGGATAGACTTCATTAGATTTAATATCACGATTTAAACCTACACCATCAAAAATACCTTCAAAAATATCATTTACCTGATCATCTAAAATTAAAGGATTAACAATAAAATCTGCATCCCCGTCATAAACAAGTTTTACACCGTATTTACGAGTATAAGGTTCCATTAACAATTCAATAATGAAATTGTCTTTTGGCATCAATAAAGTTGAATTCGGTTGTATTTCAAGTGCCAAGTGTTTTGATGATTTGGAACAGATTTTCTGGAATAATGAACTTCTTACAACTTCAATTTCAGGATATTGTTTATTGAAAGTGTCCTGTCTTTTTCTTGAAAACTTGGAAAATCTCAAATTGTTAATATAAAGTTTATCTGGAGTATAAGATACAAAACGACTGTCTACTCCAATTATTTTTAGAAATTTCAATACATCTTTTTTAGAATTTGAAAATTCCTTTTTTTCTTCATTCAATCCTGAAACATCAAACATTAAATCCATAATATCACTCTAAATTAAGTGTTTGTCTTAAAGCATTTTCCATAACGTCTATTGGTGCATCCTGACCAGTCCATATTTTGAAGCTTTCTGCTCCCTGATAAAGCAACATTTTAATTCCGTAAACAGGTTTTGCACCTGCTTTAATAGCTTCTTTTATTAAAACTGTTTCATTAGGATTATAAACTGCATCAAAGACTACCAAATCCTCATGCATATTATCAAAAGTAGCTATTGGCTCATCATCAATATGTGGATGCATTCCAATAGGTGTGGTATCAACCAATATGTCAGCATCGCCCAAATAGTTGTTAATAGCTGAAATTGAATCTGATTTTATATCATCAATTAATCCTGAATCTGAAATATCTCCTGCCAATTTTTCAGCTCTTTCAACATTTCTGTTTAAGATTGTTATTGAGTCTGCACCATATTTTGCAAGATAACATGAAATAGCTCTTGATGCTCCACCAGCACCTGCAACAATTACATTTTTGTTTTTAATACTTGTTACTTCTTCAATTGACCTTACAGCACCAATTCCATCGGTGTTGTATCCTTTTAAATTTTTAAAGTCAATTGTGTTTACTGCACCTATCAAACTTGCAACAGGATCAATTTCATCTAAAAATTCCATTACCTCAATTTTATGAGGAATTGTAACATTAAAACCTTTAATATTTAATGATTTGGCACCTTCAATAGCTGATTTTAAATTAGACGGATCAACATCAAAAGCAACATAGGCATAATCCATTCCAAGAGCCTTAAATGCAGCATTATGCATCGGCGGTGAAAAGCTATGTTCCACAGGATGACCAATCAAACCTACAATATTTGTACTACCTTTAATTTTCATATAATAATTAATTGATTAACAAAGATTATATAAATTTGTATAGACATAGTTAAATTATAATATATTATTTATAGGAGAGTAAGAATGGAATTTAATAGACCAAGAGGTACAAGAGATTTCTTATTTGAAGAAATGAGAGAAAGAAACCAAGCAGAAAGTACCTTAAGAAGAGTATTTGAAAGTTACGGTTATCAGGAGATTCAAACCCCTTTATTTGAAGAATTAAAATTATTTACAACAAAATCCGGAGACGAAATTGTAAACCAGTTATACAATTTTAAAGACAAATCTGACAGAGAATTGACTTTAAGACCGGAAATTACCGCACCTGTTGCAAGATTATACTTAAACGAACTTGAAAAAACAGCTACAAAACCAATTAAGTTATTCTATTACGGAAGCTGTTTTAGATACGAAAGACCTCAAAAAGGAAGGTTCAGACAATTCTGGCAATTCGGTTGTGAATTAATCGGTGCTAAAACACCTCAAGGTGAAGCAGAAGTTATTGCACTTTGTACTGATGCAATCAATTCCCTTGGAATTACAACAGCTGATGTTAACATTAACCACTTAGGAATCATCAGAGGATTATTCAAACACTTTGACATTTCTGTTGAAACCCAAAGTGAAATAATGGTTATTATCGACAAAGGAGATAAAGACTTACTTATTGAATCCTTAAGCGGAGATGAACCTGTAATCGATAATGATGAATTAAATCAAATTTTATTAAAATTAATTGATCTTGTTGGAGACAAATCCATCATCAGTGAAGTTGAAGATTTAATTGCACCATACGAAGAACCAAAACAAGCTTTAGAAGAACTTAAAGAATTAATTGAGCTTTTAGAATCCTTCCAAGTTGAAAACTATACCTTGAACTTAGGAGTTGCAAGAGGACTTGATTACTACACAGGTGTTGTATTTGAAATATATGTTCCAGAACTTGGAGCTCAAAAACAAATCTGTGGTGGAGGATCATACAGCCTTGTAAAACTCTTCGGAGGTCAGGAAGTAGAATCCACCGGTTTTGCACTTGGTTTTGACAGATTAATGAATGCTATTGAAGAGCTTACCGATAAAGAAGAGTTACCTTCACACTTAGATGTTTATGTAGCACCAATCTCCAAAGACGTCAGACCAAAAGCATTTGAAATTACCCAAATGTTAAGGAAAAATGGTTTTAAAACAGACGTTGACTTAAACGGCAAAAAATTCAAGAAATTAATGAACTATGCTGACAAGATTAAAGTTGAAAAACTCGTAATCATTGGAGCTAATGACCTTGCAGAAGGTAAAGTCACTGTTAAAAATATGATTAGCGGTGAGCAAAACTTAGTTGATATTGATAAGCTTGTAGATTATCTTAAAGAGGAATAAAAATGAAAATCAACTTCAGACATGAAATTAATGGAGTTAAAGTAATTACTGCTATTGCACAGGATGCAAAAACAAATCAGATTTTAATGCTTGCAAACATGAACAAAGAAGCATTAATCAAAACCATTAAAACAAAAAAAGCACATTATTGGAGCACCTCCAGAAACCAGTTATGGCTTAAAGGAGAAAGCTCAGGGCATTTCCAGGAAGTTGAAGAAATCCTTATTGACTGTGATATGGACGCTGTTATTTTAAAAATCAACCAAACTGGTGCAGCTTGTCATGAAGGATATATTTCATGCTTCTACAGGAAAATAAACACAGAAAATGAAGTTGATATTGAAGATTTAAAAGATGAAGATTTAGAAGTCATTTTAGAAAGACTTGTAAACCCGGAAGACGTGTATTAAAATGAATTGTATAATACCAGACACAAGTGCTGTTATTATCGGTGCAATAAGCGAAATAATTGAAACAGAGGATATTGACTATCCGGAAATTATTGTACCTGAAGCAGTTGTTTGTGAACTTGAACACCAGGCCAATGCTAATAGATCAGAAGGAATAAGAGGCCTAAAGGAATTACAAAAATTACAACAACTCCAGTACGAAGGAGAATTGTCTATTAGCTTTAAGGGAAGAAGACCAACAAATTATGACATCAAATACGCTAAAAGCGGTGAAATTGACAGCATAATTAGAGATTTAGCAAGAAGTGAAATGGGAACCTTACTTACAAATGATAAAGTACAGGCTGAAACTGCAAAAGCACAGGGGATTCCCGTTTACTTTTTTAAACAACAATATAAGGAAAAACCACTTTCAATTGAAAAATTCTTTGATGAAGACACAATGTCCATTCATTTAAAAGAAAATATTGTTCCAATGGCTAAAAAAGGAACACCAGGACATGTAAACTTCGAAGTATTAAGTGAAAAACGCTATTCATACAAAGAGCTTAAGAAAATTGTTGATGAAATCCTTGATAAAGCAAAAAGTGATCCTAAAACCTATCTTGAAAGTGAAAAAGAAGGTTCATTTGTTGTTCAGTCAAGAGAATACAGAATTTCAATTGCTTACCCTCCATTTTCTGAAGCTTTGGAAATTACAATCGTAAGACCTGTTGCAAACATCAGCCTTGATGAATATAACTTATCTGAAAAGCTATTAAACAGAATTCAAACAAGCGCTGAAGGAATTTTAATCTCCGGATCTCCTGGTGCAGGTAAATCAACATTTGTACAGGCTATTGCAAATTATTACTCTTCAAAATTAAATAAGATTGTAAAAACAATGGAATCTCCAAGAGATTTACAACTTCCAGATGAAATTACTCAATATGCACCACTAGAAGGAAATATGGAAAACACAGCAGACGTGCTATTGCTTGTAAGACCAGATTATACAATTTACGATGAGCTTAGAAAAAACAGTGACTTTAATATCTTTGCTGATATGAGATTAGCAGGTGTTGGAATGATTGGTGTTGTACATGCAACACGTCCAATTGATGCAATTCAGAGAATTTCATCCAGAGTAGAGCTTGGTGTAATCCCATCAATCGTTGATACAAGTATCTACATTGAAAATGGTAAAGTTACAAGTGTTTATGAAACAAAAATGACTGTTAAAGTTCCAACAGGAATGAAAGAAGCAGATCTTGCAAGACCAGTAATTGAAGTAAGAGACTTTGAAACTGGCGAGCTTAAAAACGAAATCTACACCTATGGTGAGCAAACCATCGTAATGGACATGGATTTAGTAAACGGTACTGCTGAAGGAGAAAGAAGAAAAACTTCTGTTGAAAAGATTGCAGAAAAAGAAATCTTAAGAAAAGTAAGAAAATTACTTCCAAAGAAAGCTAAAGTTGATGTGGAAGTTACTTCTCCTGAAAGAGCAAACATTTACATTCCTGAAGAATTTATTCCAAAAATTATCGGTAAAAACGGTAAAAGAATCGCTGAGATTGAAGAAAACATTGGAATAAGTCTTGGTGTTGAAGTAATTGAAACAAAACCAGTTAGCAAAGCACCAATTGAAGTGGACATTATCCATACCAATAAACAGTTGATTTTGGACTTGGGCCGTGAAAAAGGAAGAAAAAACTTTGATGTTTACATAGCTGGAGAATACTTACTTACCGCTACAACTTCCAAA contains:
- the aroE gene encoding shikimate dehydrogenase, with the translated sequence MKIKGSTNIVGLIGHPVEHSFSPPMHNAAFKALGMDYAYVAFDVDPSNLKSAIEGAKSLNIKGFNVTIPHKIEVMEFLDEIDPVASLIGAVNTIDFKNLKGYNTDGIGAVRSIEEVTSIKNKNVIVAGAGGASRAISCYLAKYGADSITILNRNVERAEKLAGDISDSGLIDDIKSDSISAINNYLGDADILVDTTPIGMHPHIDDEPIATFDNMHEDLVVFDAVYNPNETVLIKEAIKAGAKPVYGIKMLLYQGAESFKIWTGQDAPIDVMENALRQTLNLE
- the hisI gene encoding phosphoribosyl-AMP cyclohydrolase — translated: MKINFRHEINGVKVITAIAQDAKTNQILMLANMNKEALIKTIKTKKAHYWSTSRNQLWLKGESSGHFQEVEEILIDCDMDAVILKINQTGAACHEGYISCFYRKINTENEVDIEDLKDEDLEVILERLVNPEDVY
- the hisS gene encoding histidine--tRNA ligase, with amino-acid sequence MEFNRPRGTRDFLFEEMRERNQAESTLRRVFESYGYQEIQTPLFEELKLFTTKSGDEIVNQLYNFKDKSDRELTLRPEITAPVARLYLNELEKTATKPIKLFYYGSCFRYERPQKGRFRQFWQFGCELIGAKTPQGEAEVIALCTDAINSLGITTADVNINHLGIIRGLFKHFDISVETQSEIMVIIDKGDKDLLIESLSGDEPVIDNDELNQILLKLIDLVGDKSIISEVEDLIAPYEEPKQALEELKELIELLESFQVENYTLNLGVARGLDYYTGVVFEIYVPELGAQKQICGGGSYSLVKLFGGQEVESTGFALGFDRLMNAIEELTDKEELPSHLDVYVAPISKDVRPKAFEITQMLRKNGFKTDVDLNGKKFKKLMNYADKIKVEKLVIIGANDLAEGKVTVKNMISGEQNLVDIDKLVDYLKEE
- a CDS encoding replication factor C large subunit, with the protein product MLWTDKYRPQELSAVVGNTKEIKIIKDWVSAWKSNDPQIPLLLVGPPGIGKTTLAQIIAKEFSEHIELNASDKRSQDVIKRTIGESSSSRSLFGDEYKLIIIDEVDGLHGTNDRGGVRAIGEIIKNSKHPMILIANDFYSKRLQSIKPKCQVIKMKKSRWNSIAKLLREIAQKEGVDANPKALKEIAVKSQGDVRSAINTLQALSSKDEPLNMEEIANIKTKDTRSDIFNAITGVLKSKTPAHVKEALWIEEDPTLVMEYIAENIPREYKKKDEIKKAYDYISKADVFFGRTQRSRNYGYWKYATDFMGIGVSNSKHETYKKFTKIQTPTTFSLMSRNRAKRNLRDEIAKDIGKKLHISRAVAISMFPYLEIMYKNDELAWELSEFFGFEDDDTKIKRFRSRKIPKKVVTKMEKRKAQMIVEERDKRVEELENQMMNIVGRIESSHDNDSLDFSEEEAVLEPEVETVEEEITLEEPKTETIEEEVLKPEVEEKKPKKERKRKPKKEEKKKTDKQVSLLSF
- a CDS encoding PINc/VapC family ATPase, which produces MNCIIPDTSAVIIGAISEIIETEDIDYPEIIVPEAVVCELEHQANANRSEGIRGLKELQKLQQLQYEGELSISFKGRRPTNYDIKYAKSGEIDSIIRDLARSEMGTLLTNDKVQAETAKAQGIPVYFFKQQYKEKPLSIEKFFDEDTMSIHLKENIVPMAKKGTPGHVNFEVLSEKRYSYKELKKIVDEILDKAKSDPKTYLESEKEGSFVVQSREYRISIAYPPFSEALEITIVRPVANISLDEYNLSEKLLNRIQTSAEGILISGSPGAGKSTFVQAIANYYSSKLNKIVKTMESPRDLQLPDEITQYAPLEGNMENTADVLLLVRPDYTIYDELRKNSDFNIFADMRLAGVGMIGVVHATRPIDAIQRISSRVELGVIPSIVDTSIYIENGKVTSVYETKMTVKVPTGMKEADLARPVIEVRDFETGELKNEIYTYGEQTIVMDMDLVNGTAEGERRKTSVEKIAEKEILRKVRKLLPKKAKVDVEVTSPERANIYIPEEFIPKIIGKNGKRIAEIEENIGISLGVEVIETKPVSKAPIEVDIIHTNKQLILDLGREKGRKNFDVYIAGEYLLTATTSKKGEIKIKKGIELSDFIIEAIEMGLEISAIQKM
- a CDS encoding ATPase, which encodes MDLMFDVSGLNEEKKEFSNSKKDVLKFLKIIGVDSRFVSYTPDKLYINNLRFSKFSRKRQDTFNKQYPEIEVVRSSLFQKICSKSSKHLALEIQPNSTLLMPKDNFIIELLMEPYTRKYGVKLVYDGDADFIVNPLILDDQVNDIFEGIFDGVGLNRDIKSNEVYPLINVPLDWINSFLEMDGQKLIENKNKNELATSFSEFLEDVAPQYKENVVKAAEFIEKKLSQ
- the rhuM gene encoding RhuM family protein, with the translated sequence MLWASRKVVSEIFGTTGSNMSMHFSNIVFEGELEENEVSISSKELFKDDLEFSKEFLQKSNTRGRPQIWYNLDAIISIGYRINSKEATKFRKWSRGVLKQYMRKGYVLNKEVLVNGGRFTDVYFEELLEEIRDIRSSERKVYEKVTDLFATSYDYNKNAEITRDFYAKVQNKLHFAVYGLTAPELIRERADSTKEHVGLTSWRKSPDGKIFLSDVKVAKNYLTHDELKTLNRVVSMYLDYAEDRAERKIPISMKSWAEKLDKFLEFYEYHVLEGKGSISREEVDEFVKLEYEKFKPIQDKFFKSDFNKFDEETKNLISKLETEQ